In Candidatus Epulonipiscium viviparus, one DNA window encodes the following:
- the rplW gene encoding 50S ribosomal protein L23, translating into MADIKFYDVIKKPVVTEKSMSIMEQKKYTFIVHPSATKVQIKEAVEKMFPEVKVERVNTMNYDGKTKRRGRTQGKTSKYKKAIVKLTESSVDINFFQGM; encoded by the coding sequence ATGGCTGACATTAAATTTTATGACGTAATAAAAAAACCAGTTGTTACCGAAAAAAGTATGAGCATTATGGAGCAAAAAAAGTATACCTTTATTGTACACCCTAGTGCAACTAAAGTTCAAATCAAAGAAGCTGTAGAAAAAATGTTTCCAGAAGTTAAGGTTGAAAGAGTAAACACCATGAATTATGACGGAAAAACTAAACGTCGTGGCAGAACTCAAGGGAAAACTAGTAAGTACAAAAAAGCTATTGTAAAGCTGACTGAGTCTAGTGTAGATATTAATTTCTTCCAAGGGATGTAA
- a CDS encoding ABC transporter substrate-binding protein yields the protein MKKKLLLTVFAATMMVATLGGCVADDSEVDENTVQIALITKMVDSPYWQTVKAAAIEKAEEFGNVEITHLGPAVESDINTQVAIVETSIVDEYDGIILAAADKDSLIIPVKKAVEADIPVVMIDSGLSEPIYDAFLATNNVAAGAHCADLMAELIGGSGKVGIINFAAGTSTAVDRETGFVDQIEAKYPDIEIVGIQYCDSDPAKAANQATDMVSADPDIKGIWGANDQAAIGAANAVSTMGKAGEIKVVGFDNSADIIAGLEAGIIQGTAVQMPTVMGAQGVQTIMDILAGNAPANKEVDTGVVMIDLDNLNSEESQAALHQ from the coding sequence ATGAAAAAAAAATTATTATTGACTGTATTTGCGGCAACAATGATGGTAGCCACACTAGGCGGATGTGTAGCAGATGACAGTGAAGTGGATGAGAACACAGTTCAAATTGCGCTTATTACAAAGATGGTTGATTCGCCATATTGGCAAACAGTAAAAGCAGCTGCAATAGAAAAGGCAGAAGAGTTTGGAAATGTAGAAATTACACATTTAGGACCAGCAGTTGAGTCGGATATAAATACGCAAGTGGCAATTGTTGAAACTAGCATTGTGGATGAATATGATGGAATTATTTTGGCGGCAGCGGACAAAGATTCGTTGATTATTCCGGTGAAAAAGGCAGTAGAAGCGGACATTCCAGTTGTAATGATTGACTCGGGATTATCAGAGCCTATATATGATGCATTTTTGGCAACCAATAATGTTGCGGCTGGTGCGCACTGTGCGGATCTTATGGCAGAACTAATTGGAGGTAGTGGCAAGGTGGGAATCATCAACTTTGCTGCAGGCACATCAACAGCAGTAGACCGTGAAACTGGTTTTGTAGATCAAATAGAAGCGAAGTATCCAGACATCGAAATCGTAGGCATTCAATATTGTGATTCTGATCCTGCAAAGGCGGCGAATCAAGCAACGGATATGGTATCTGCAGATCCGGATATTAAGGGGATATGGGGAGCAAATGATCAGGCTGCGATAGGGGCGGCAAATGCAGTATCAACTATGGGCAAAGCTGGAGAAATTAAAGTAGTGGGATTTGACAATTCTGCGGATATAATAGCAGGACTAGAAGCTGGCATAATTCAAGGGACAGCAGTGCAAATGCCAACAGTAATGGGTGCGCAAGGTGTTCAAACGATAATGGATATTTTGGCTGGAAATGCTCCTGCAAACAAAGAGGTGGATACTGGTGTTGTGATGATAGATCTCGATAATTTGAATAGTGAAGAATCACAAGCTGCGTTGCATCAATAA
- the rpsS gene encoding 30S ribosomal protein S19, with protein sequence MARSIKKGPFADAHLLKKIDAMNAADEKKVIKSWSRRSTIFPSMVGHTIALHDGRKHVPVFITEDMVGHKLGEFALTRTYRGHGKDADKRSRVR encoded by the coding sequence GTGGCTCGTTCAATAAAAAAAGGACCGTTTGCTGATGCTCATCTTCTTAAAAAAATAGATGCTATGAATGCTGCAGACGAGAAAAAAGTAATTAAAAGTTGGTCTCGCAGATCTACTATTTTTCCCTCTATGGTAGGGCATACAATTGCTCTTCATGATGGCAGAAAGCATGTTCCAGTATTTATTACTGAAGATATGGTTGGTCATAAGTTAGGTGAATTTGCTCTCACTAGAACTTATCGTGGACATGGTAAAGATGCCGATAAGAGATCTAGAGTTAGATAA
- a CDS encoding amino acid ABC transporter ATP-binding protein, translating into MIQIKNLYKNFGELEVLRGIDDQVEKGEVVVIIGPSGSGKSTYLRCINKMEELTKGEIIINGKNIYDKDVNINEIRQKVGMVFQHFNLFPHMTILENITLAPIKIKKLSKEEAEKKAYTLLERVGLVDKANEYPSKLSGGQKQRIAIARALAMEPQVMLFDEPTSALDPEMVKEVLEVIKDLVKDGMTMLVVTHEMGFAKEVGTRLLFMDQGKILEQGNPKEVFENPKEERTKVFFSKVL; encoded by the coding sequence ATGATTCAAATTAAAAATTTATATAAAAATTTTGGTGAGCTCGAAGTATTAAGAGGCATTGACGATCAGGTTGAAAAAGGAGAAGTAGTGGTAATCATTGGTCCATCTGGCTCTGGGAAATCAACATATCTTAGATGCATAAATAAAATGGAGGAACTTACAAAGGGTGAGATTATTATCAATGGCAAAAATATTTATGACAAAGATGTTAATATTAATGAAATTCGCCAAAAAGTAGGAATGGTCTTTCAGCATTTTAATTTATTTCCACACATGACAATATTAGAAAACATTACTCTAGCACCGATTAAAATTAAAAAACTTTCTAAAGAAGAGGCAGAGAAAAAAGCATATACACTACTAGAACGTGTGGGGCTTGTTGATAAGGCAAATGAATATCCAAGTAAGTTGTCGGGAGGACAAAAGCAAAGAATAGCAATAGCCCGCGCCCTTGCAATGGAGCCACAAGTTATGTTATTCGACGAGCCAACTTCTGCGTTAGATCCAGAGATGGTTAAGGAAGTTCTAGAAGTTATTAAAGATTTGGTTAAAGATGGAATGACGATGCTAGTTGTAACGCATGAAATGGGGTTTGCAAAGGAGGTAGGCACCAGGTTACTATTTATGGATCAAGGAAAAATTTTAGAGCAGGGAAATCCCAAAGAAGTATTCGAAAATCCAAAGGAAGAACGAACAAAAGTATTTTTTAGCAAAGTACTATAA
- a CDS encoding FtsB family cell division protein — translation MPNMQKIIILGTICIIGILAVQAYDINNTLKQTQIQLSHMKEDVAALEQNIKNLEHQKTLVGTNEYIEDIAREKLGLIKEGDIIFKER, via the coding sequence ATGCCGAATATGCAAAAGATAATTATTTTAGGAACAATATGTATTATAGGAATACTGGCTGTACAGGCCTATGATATAAATAATACATTAAAGCAAACGCAAATTCAGCTGTCGCACATGAAAGAAGATGTGGCAGCATTAGAACAAAATATTAAAAATTTAGAGCATCAAAAAACTCTTGTTGGGACAAACGAATATATAGAAGACATTGCTCGTGAAAAATTAGGATTAATTAAAGAAGGAGACATTATTTTTAAAGAAAGATGA
- a CDS encoding GNAT family N-acetyltransferase encodes MDIRIDLTNTIIETDRLTLRFWTENDLEDFFEYATEEGVGEMAGWKHHSSAADTKKILDMFLRHKNDLAISYKEKVIGSIGLNSSWANIDETFGILKVKDLGYVLNKNYWNQGLMTEALQHVIPYCFAELKLDALTCGHFTFNQQSKRVIDKLKFEFVEETTFECLPLKQTFQYLRYIKIA; translated from the coding sequence ATGGACATTCGTATCGATTTGACCAATACAATAATTGAAACCGACAGATTAACTCTACGATTTTGGACAGAAAACGATTTGGAAGATTTTTTTGAATATGCTACAGAAGAAGGTGTCGGTGAAATGGCAGGCTGGAAACATCATTCTTCCGCTGCGGATACAAAAAAGATTTTGGACATGTTTCTTAGACATAAAAATGATTTAGCAATATCCTATAAGGAAAAAGTGATTGGCTCCATTGGACTTAACTCTTCTTGGGCTAATATAGATGAGACTTTTGGGATATTGAAAGTCAAAGATTTGGGTTATGTTTTGAACAAAAATTATTGGAATCAGGGATTAATGACCGAAGCACTTCAACATGTGATTCCTTATTGCTTTGCTGAACTTAAACTAGATGCGCTGACTTGTGGTCACTTTACTTTTAACCAACAATCGAAACGAGTTATCGACAAATTAAAATTTGAATTTGTCGAAGAGACTACATTTGAGTGTCTCCCACTTAAGCAAACTTTTCAATACCTTCGATATATCAAGATTGCCTAA
- the rplC gene encoding 50S ribosomal protein L3, which produces MKKAIMAKKIGMTQIFDENANLIPVTVLEAGPCTVVQKKTKENDGYEAIQVGFINKKEKAVIKPEAGHFEKAGVEPKKYLKEFRFDDCSAFEVGGEIKAEVFVKGDKVDVAGVTKGKGYTSSIKKYGYSRGPMAHGSKYHRHAGSMGAATNPGRVMKGKGLPSRMGGDNVTIQNLEIVRVDADKNLILIKGCVPGPKGTVVTVKNSVKHSK; this is translated from the coding sequence ATGAAAAAGGCAATAATGGCTAAAAAAATTGGCATGACTCAGATTTTTGATGAAAATGCTAATTTAATTCCAGTAACAGTATTAGAAGCTGGACCATGTACGGTAGTGCAAAAGAAAACAAAAGAAAACGATGGTTACGAAGCTATCCAAGTTGGTTTTATTAACAAAAAGGAAAAAGCTGTAATTAAACCTGAGGCAGGTCACTTTGAAAAAGCAGGTGTAGAACCTAAAAAATATCTAAAAGAGTTTAGATTTGATGATTGCTCTGCGTTTGAAGTTGGAGGAGAAATCAAAGCTGAAGTTTTTGTTAAAGGTGACAAAGTTGACGTTGCTGGTGTAACTAAAGGTAAGGGATATACAAGTTCGATTAAGAAATATGGTTATAGCAGAGGGCCAATGGCTCATGGTTCAAAATATCACCGTCACGCAGGTTCTATGGGAGCGGCAACAAATCCGGGACGCGTTATGAAAGGTAAAGGATTACCTTCTCGTATGGGTGGAGATAATGTGACCATTCAAAATCTAGAAATTGTTAGAGTTGATGCAGACAAAAACCTTATTCTTATTAAGGGATGTGTTCCAGGACCTAAAGGAACAGTAGTTACTGTAAAAAATAGCGTAAAGCATAGTAAATAA
- the rplB gene encoding 50S ribosomal protein L2 gives MAIKKYRPYTPSRRHMTSSSFEEITKSTPEKSLVVKLKKNSGRNNQGKITVRHRGGGATIKYRIIDFKRNKDGIPATVASIEYDPNRTANIALLNYADGEKRYILAPEGLKVGDKIMSGEQAEIRVGNALRMKDMPVGVSIHNLEMKPGKGGQLVRAAGLSAQLMAKEGKYATVKLPSGEMRLLPIECKATIGVIGNGDHELINIGKAGRKRHMGIRPTVRGSVMNPNDHPHGGGEGRSPIGRPAPCTPWGKPALGYKTRKKNKHSNKYIVRHRDKK, from the coding sequence ATGGCAATTAAGAAATATAGACCATATACCCCATCTAGGAGACATATGACTTCTTCATCTTTTGAGGAAATTACTAAATCAACTCCAGAAAAATCTCTTGTGGTCAAATTAAAGAAAAATTCTGGTAGAAATAACCAGGGTAAAATTACAGTTCGTCATCGCGGTGGCGGTGCTACTATTAAATATAGAATTATCGACTTTAAACGTAATAAAGACGGTATTCCTGCAACAGTAGCAAGCATTGAGTATGACCCTAACAGAACTGCTAACATTGCTCTTTTAAACTATGCAGATGGAGAAAAACGTTATATTTTGGCTCCTGAAGGCTTAAAAGTTGGCGACAAAATTATGAGTGGAGAGCAAGCAGAAATTCGCGTGGGAAATGCGCTAAGAATGAAAGATATGCCAGTTGGTGTAAGTATTCATAACTTAGAAATGAAACCAGGAAAAGGCGGACAGTTGGTTCGTGCGGCAGGGCTTTCGGCACAGCTTATGGCTAAAGAAGGCAAATATGCGACAGTAAAACTTCCATCTGGCGAAATGAGACTTCTTCCTATCGAATGTAAGGCAACAATTGGTGTAATCGGAAATGGTGATCATGAGCTTATAAATATTGGTAAGGCAGGACGTAAACGTCACATGGGTATCCGTCCTACTGTTCGTGGATCTGTTATGAACCCTAATGATCACCCTCACGGTGGTGGTGAAGGACGCTCACCAATTGGTAGACCAGCACCTTGTACTCCTTGGGGTAAACCAGCTCTTGGATATAAGACTAGAAAGAAAAATAAACATTCGAATAAATATATCGTTCGTCATCGTGATAAGAAATAA
- the rplD gene encoding 50S ribosomal protein L4, with translation MANVSVLNMEGKQVGEVSLDDGIFGVEIKEHLVHQAVVSYLANQRQGTQCTKTRAEVRGGGRKPWRQKGGGRARQGSIRSPQWTGGGVVFAPKPRDYSFKVNRKERQQALKCALTSRVQEKKIVVLDELKLTEAKTKSMVKVLDALNLKKALVVTEGDCAMNVKIAAGNIQGVKTSAVNNINVYDVLKYDTFVVTKEALSKIEEVYK, from the coding sequence ATGGCAAATGTAAGTGTTTTAAATATGGAAGGAAAACAAGTTGGAGAAGTTTCTCTTGATGATGGAATTTTTGGAGTAGAGATCAAAGAACATCTTGTTCACCAGGCAGTTGTGTCTTATCTTGCAAATCAAAGACAAGGTACTCAATGTACTAAAACTCGTGCAGAAGTTCGTGGTGGTGGTAGAAAACCTTGGAGACAAAAAGGCGGCGGTCGTGCTAGACAAGGGTCAATTCGTTCACCTCAATGGACTGGCGGTGGTGTTGTTTTTGCACCAAAACCTAGAGACTACTCATTCAAAGTAAATAGAAAAGAAAGACAACAAGCTCTTAAGTGCGCATTAACTAGTAGAGTTCAAGAGAAAAAAATTGTTGTTTTAGATGAGTTAAAATTGACAGAAGCAAAGACTAAATCTATGGTTAAGGTATTAGATGCGCTTAATCTAAAAAAAGCTCTTGTAGTAACAGAAGGTGACTGCGCAATGAATGTGAAAATAGCAGCTGGAAACATTCAGGGAGTTAAAACTTCTGCAGTTAATAATATAAACGTATATGATGTTTTAAAATATGATACTTTTGTAGTAACTAAAGAAGCTCTTTCAAAAATTGAGGAGGTGTATAAATAA
- the rplV gene encoding 50S ribosomal protein L22 yields the protein MAKGHRSQIKRDRNETQKEERPYAKARHVRLSSSKAKIVLDQIKGKDVATAIGILRYTPRYAADVIMKVLNSAVANAEHNSGLSAANLYIQEAYATQGPTLKRIRPRAQGRAFRIEKKTSHVTVVLNERNLG from the coding sequence ATGGCTAAAGGACACAGATCCCAAATCAAAAGAGACAGAAATGAAACTCAAAAAGAAGAAAGACCATATGCCAAAGCTAGACATGTAAGACTTTCTAGTTCAAAAGCTAAGATTGTATTAGATCAAATTAAGGGCAAAGATGTGGCGACTGCGATTGGTATTTTACGTTATACACCGAGATATGCAGCAGATGTTATAATGAAAGTTTTAAATTCTGCTGTTGCTAATGCAGAGCATAATAGCGGACTTAGTGCAGCAAATTTGTATATTCAAGAAGCATATGCTACTCAAGGACCTACTCTTAAAAGAATTCGTCCACGAGCTCAGGGTCGTGCATTTAGAATTGAAAAGAAAACTAGCCACGTGACTGTGGTATTAAATGAGAGAAATCTAGGATAG
- a CDS encoding ECF transporter S component — protein MKTQDMVKIALLSAIAAVLMQLGIKLPMLFPSFLEVDFSEVPALIGILTISPASGIIIITLKNLLKVVLFGTSTAFVGEFANWIVSVGYILPIMYLVRKDKSFSTVVKGISIGILTMAIIGGVMNYFIMLPFYANAFGMPMEAIVEMGSVILPAITDKFTLVLFSIVPFNIFKGLIVSVTSVGIIKSLYPVIRKLRTA, from the coding sequence GTGAAAACACAAGACATGGTTAAGATTGCATTACTTAGCGCGATAGCAGCAGTTTTGATGCAACTGGGAATTAAGTTGCCTATGTTGTTTCCAAGTTTTTTGGAGGTAGACTTTAGCGAAGTACCTGCGTTGATTGGGATTTTAACAATTAGTCCGGCTTCGGGGATTATTATTATTACATTGAAAAATTTGTTAAAAGTGGTATTATTTGGTACATCAACAGCGTTTGTTGGAGAATTTGCTAACTGGATAGTATCGGTAGGATATATATTGCCAATCATGTATCTGGTGCGTAAAGATAAATCGTTTTCGACAGTTGTAAAAGGAATCTCGATTGGAATTTTGACGATGGCCATAATAGGGGGAGTAATGAACTACTTCATAATGTTGCCGTTCTATGCGAATGCATTTGGAATGCCAATGGAGGCTATTGTAGAAATGGGAAGCGTAATTTTACCTGCAATAACAGATAAGTTTACCTTGGTATTATTTTCGATTGTGCCATTTAATATATTCAAAGGATTAATAGTATCTGTTACAAGTGTAGGAATTATAAAATCACTTTATCCAGTAATACGAAAGCTGAGAACAGCGTAA
- a CDS encoding ABC transporter permease: MNKKINIRDLLSKGLAFGVLIGLTILFAVLTDGKFIKTTNLITIVSQVVPYALLGFGMTFVLITGGIDLSVGSILGFGGILCAQLITMGWPIWLAIVASLIAGAFVGFINGYCVTKLAVVPFIVTLGTQFAFRGLTQLIGGGKPVSIQAMDNKEVAEAFIWLGNGEIFGVTIPIILMIVTGIILGIVLAKTGYGRRVYAVGSNEDAARLSGINVARTKVIAYTISGLTSTIAGILLTAKLASAQSNAGTGYELEGIAAAVIGGTSVTGGVGTILGTIVGAFVMGVLRNGLNLLKVNAFVQMIVIGTIIVLGVWYDTKRRQNIKL; this comes from the coding sequence GTGAATAAGAAGATTAATATTCGGGACTTGCTGAGCAAGGGGTTGGCGTTTGGAGTATTGATAGGGCTGACCATACTCTTTGCAGTGTTGACAGATGGAAAATTTATAAAAACAACCAATCTTATTACTATCGTGAGCCAAGTTGTGCCTTATGCGTTGCTAGGATTTGGGATGACGTTTGTATTGATTACTGGCGGAATAGACTTGTCGGTTGGATCGATCTTGGGTTTTGGTGGAATCTTGTGTGCGCAGTTAATTACAATGGGGTGGCCCATATGGTTGGCGATTGTGGCATCGTTGATTGCGGGCGCATTTGTAGGATTTATTAATGGATACTGCGTAACCAAACTTGCCGTGGTACCATTTATAGTGACGCTGGGTACGCAATTTGCATTTAGAGGATTGACACAATTAATAGGAGGAGGAAAGCCAGTTTCTATTCAAGCAATGGACAATAAAGAAGTTGCAGAAGCTTTTATATGGTTGGGGAATGGTGAGATATTTGGAGTAACGATTCCGATAATTTTGATGATAGTAACGGGAATAATTTTGGGGATAGTTCTTGCAAAGACAGGGTACGGTAGACGCGTATATGCGGTAGGTTCAAATGAGGATGCGGCAAGGCTATCTGGAATAAACGTAGCGCGCACGAAGGTGATAGCATATACGATATCGGGCTTAACATCAACAATAGCAGGGATATTGCTAACTGCAAAACTGGCATCAGCGCAATCCAATGCTGGAACAGGCTATGAGCTTGAGGGCATTGCTGCAGCAGTAATAGGCGGGACTTCTGTGACAGGTGGTGTAGGAACAATTTTGGGAACAATTGTCGGTGCCTTTGTAATGGGTGTACTGAGAAATGGGTTAAACCTGCTAAAAGTTAATGCATTTGTGCAAATGATAGTGATAGGTACAATAATAGTGTTGGGTGTTTGGTATGATACGAAACGTAGACAAAATATTAAATTATAA
- a CDS encoding aldo/keto reductase, with protein sequence MEYGKVVAIDKKVSKIVLGHSAMIDIADKEASFKFLDDVYALGVNTFDTAALYSREAEAVLTEWVATRANHDEVVILSKCGHCNKWRNRLNAFDIRSDMADFLAKPGADYVDIYMLHRDDESVAVAEIIECFNEMLDKGYIKSFGASNWSLDRVLAANEYADKKGLATFTSISPQFSLVEQQGDLWPGTLSLTGPTNAVARRYYQETDMPIFAYSSIARGFLSGKFHSSDVTVAKEILSKDIYRAFMCDANVERLKRAEQLAEEKGVSVAVIGLAWVLDQPLNTYTIITTTSVERMAQNVAAVNVKLTENELKWLNLEINY encoded by the coding sequence ATGGAATATGGAAAAGTAGTAGCAATAGATAAGAAAGTTTCAAAAATTGTGTTGGGGCACTCAGCAATGATAGATATTGCAGACAAAGAAGCGAGCTTTAAATTTTTGGATGATGTGTATGCGTTGGGAGTTAATACCTTTGACACTGCGGCGTTATATAGTCGAGAAGCAGAGGCGGTGTTGACCGAGTGGGTTGCGACACGTGCAAATCATGATGAAGTAGTGATATTGAGCAAGTGCGGGCACTGTAATAAGTGGAGAAATCGTTTGAATGCATTTGATATTAGATCTGATATGGCGGATTTTTTGGCGAAGCCTGGTGCAGACTATGTGGATATTTACATGTTACACAGAGACGATGAGAGTGTTGCGGTGGCAGAAATTATTGAGTGCTTCAATGAAATGCTAGATAAAGGATATATCAAAAGTTTTGGCGCATCAAACTGGAGTTTAGATAGAGTTTTGGCAGCAAATGAGTATGCAGATAAAAAGGGGTTGGCAACTTTTACGAGTATAAGCCCTCAGTTTAGCTTGGTTGAGCAGCAAGGTGATTTATGGCCGGGAACGCTGTCTTTGACAGGGCCTACAAATGCTGTTGCGCGAAGATATTACCAAGAGACGGATATGCCTATCTTTGCTTACTCTAGCATTGCAAGAGGATTTTTATCAGGAAAGTTTCATTCGAGCGATGTTACTGTCGCAAAAGAGATATTAAGCAAGGATATTTATCGAGCATTTATGTGTGATGCGAACGTGGAAAGGCTGAAAAGAGCGGAGCAGTTGGCAGAAGAAAAGGGAGTGTCTGTTGCAGTGATAGGACTTGCATGGGTGTTGGATCAGCCGTTAAATACCTATACTATAATAACGACAACATCTGTCGAGCGAATGGCTCAAAATGTGGCCGCGGTGAACGTGAAGCTTACTGAAAATGAATTGAAATGGCTGAATTTAGAAATTAATTATTAA
- the rpsJ gene encoding 30S ribosomal protein S10, with amino-acid sequence MADKKMRITLRAYDHKLIDQTAEQIVSVAKKSGARVSGPIPLPTKKEIITILRAVHKYKDSREQFEQRTHKRLIDIEATPKIVEVLTRLDLPAGVEIKLKQS; translated from the coding sequence ATGGCAGATAAAAAAATGAGAATTACTTTAAGAGCATACGATCATAAGCTTATAGATCAAACTGCAGAGCAAATTGTATCGGTTGCTAAAAAATCTGGAGCAAGAGTTAGTGGACCTATTCCATTACCAACAAAAAAAGAAATCATTACAATTCTTCGTGCGGTGCACAAATATAAAGATTCTAGAGAGCAATTTGAACAACGAACTCATAAAAGATTGATTGATATCGAAGCTACGCCAAAAATTGTCGAAGTACTTACAAGACTTGACTTACCAGCTGGTGTAGAAATTAAATTGAAGCAGAGTTAA
- the rpsC gene encoding 30S ribosomal protein S3 — translation MGQKVNPHGLRVGIIKDWDARWFADKKKFADYLVEDDKIRKFIKKKLYVAGIDKIEIERMAGKLRVHVSTAKPGIVIGKGGASIEALRQEVQKMTKDRVSINIVQIDRPEVNAQLAAENVALQLENRTAFRRAMKQVMGRAIKAGAKGIKVSCSGRLGGAEMARTEAYSEGTIPLQTLRADIEYGFAEADTTYGKLGIKVWIYKGEVLPQKTVKEGSEK, via the coding sequence ATGGGTCAAAAAGTAAATCCTCATGGATTAAGAGTAGGAATTATTAAAGATTGGGACGCAAGATGGTTTGCAGATAAGAAAAAATTCGCAGATTACCTTGTTGAAGATGATAAAATTAGAAAATTTATCAAGAAAAAGCTTTATGTGGCTGGTATCGATAAAATAGAAATCGAGAGAATGGCAGGAAAGCTTAGAGTTCACGTTTCAACTGCTAAACCTGGTATTGTAATCGGTAAAGGTGGCGCATCTATTGAGGCTCTTCGTCAAGAAGTTCAAAAAATGACAAAAGACCGCGTTTCTATTAATATCGTACAAATTGACAGACCAGAAGTTAATGCTCAGTTAGCAGCAGAAAATGTTGCGCTGCAGCTTGAAAATCGTACTGCATTTCGTAGAGCGATGAAACAAGTTATGGGTCGTGCTATTAAAGCAGGCGCCAAGGGTATTAAAGTTTCTTGCTCAGGCCGTTTAGGTGGAGCAGAAATGGCAAGAACTGAGGCATACTCTGAAGGGACTATTCCTCTTCAAACACTAAGAGCTGATATTGAGTATGGATTTGCAGAAGCAGATACCACTTATGGTAAGCTTGGTATTAAAGTATGGATCTACAAAGGAGAAGTACTTCCTCAAAAAACAGTTAAGGAAGGGAGCGAAAAATAA
- a CDS encoding methyl-accepting chemotaxis protein has protein sequence MDILVYLLLIGAIGALIGGAIYLKKVIAQRDTYINVLNAMPFPISVTDNDKNWIFINHATEKVINIKNEAAVGKPCSNWNAEICNTEKCGINCLNRGEKVTKFKSGDTVFQANAETILNSMGMKIGHLEIIQDITHLEQTVERQEQQEALIKQITQSTLKFADISTSVNSSSQAMADNSMEQAAVIEEFIALINQLSTNIISNIDQMNETAKISKEAQSKADIGTAHMKNMIEAMKDIADASYNIAEVIKVIENIASQTNLLALNAAIESARAGEAGKGFAVVANEIRDLATKSSETVKDIEKMISNTLSIVNNGQSIVDNTNVALQDISKTIEDNVAINLDLLKNSKGQQTSITELRQGTTQLTHIMDTAVAGSEENSAISQEMLQEVEKLKKVLIN, from the coding sequence ATGGATATATTAGTGTACTTACTGCTTATTGGCGCAATTGGAGCGTTGATAGGTGGAGCAATTTATTTAAAAAAAGTTATAGCACAACGAGATACTTATATAAATGTTTTAAATGCTATGCCATTTCCAATATCTGTAACAGACAATGATAAAAATTGGATATTTATTAATCACGCAACGGAAAAAGTGATTAATATTAAAAATGAAGCTGCAGTTGGAAAGCCTTGTAGTAATTGGAATGCAGAAATTTGTAACACTGAAAAATGTGGTATTAATTGTTTAAATCGTGGAGAAAAAGTTACTAAATTTAAGTCTGGAGACACAGTATTTCAAGCGAATGCAGAAACAATTTTAAATTCCATGGGAATGAAAATAGGTCATTTGGAAATTATACAAGACATTACACATCTTGAACAAACAGTAGAACGACAAGAGCAACAAGAAGCATTGATCAAACAGATAACTCAGAGTACACTTAAGTTTGCAGATATTTCTACATCTGTAAATAGTTCTTCACAAGCAATGGCAGATAATTCAATGGAGCAAGCGGCAGTAATCGAAGAATTTATTGCACTTATTAATCAGTTGTCTACCAATATTATTAGTAATATCGATCAAATGAACGAAACAGCTAAAATTTCTAAAGAGGCACAAAGTAAAGCAGACATTGGAACAGCACACATGAAAAATATGATCGAAGCGATGAAAGATATTGCGGATGCAAGTTATAATATTGCAGAAGTAATTAAGGTAATAGAAAATATCGCATCTCAAACTAATTTGCTAGCGCTGAACGCGGCAATCGAATCAGCAAGAGCCGGGGAAGCTGGAAAAGGTTTTGCAGTTGTTGCAAATGAAATTAGAGATCTTGCAACAAAGAGTTCTGAAACTGTAAAAGATATAGAAAAAATGATTTCAAACACTTTAAGTATTGTTAATAATGGACAATCAATAGTGGATAATACAAATGTGGCATTACAAGATATTTCAAAAACTATAGAAGACAATGTTGCCATTAATTTAGATTTGTTAAAAAACAGCAAGGGACAACAAACATCAATTACTGAATTGAGACAAGGAACTACTCAACTTACACATATTATGGACACAGCTGTTGCGGGCTCTGAAGAAAATTCAGCTATAAGTCAAGAGATGCTACAAGAAGTAGAAAAATTAAAAAAAGTATTAATTAATTAA